One Arvicanthis niloticus isolate mArvNil1 chromosome 3, mArvNil1.pat.X, whole genome shotgun sequence DNA segment encodes these proteins:
- the Vdac2 gene encoding non-selective voltage-gated ion channel VDAC2 encodes MAECCVPVCPRPMCIPPPYADLGKAARDIFNKGFGFGLVKLDVKTKSCSGVEFSTSGSSNTDTGKVSGTLETKYKWCEYGLTFTEKWNTDNTLGTEIAIEDQICQGLKLTFDTTFSPNTGKKSGKIKSAYKRECINLGCDVDFDFAGPAIHGSAVFGYEGWLAGYQMTFDSAKSKLTRSNFAVGYRTGDFQLHTNVNNGTEFGGSIYQKVCEDFDTSVNLAWTSGTNCTRFGIAAKYQLDPTASISAKVNNSSLIGVGYTQTLRPGVKLTLSALVDGKSFNAGGHKLGLALELEA; translated from the exons ATGGCTGAGTGTTGTGTACCGGTATGCCCACGGC cAATGTGTATCCCTCCACCCTATGCCGACCTTGGCAAAGCTGCCAGAGATATTTTCAACAAAGGATTTg GCTTTGGGTTGGTGAAGCTGGATGTGAAAACGAAGTCATGCAGTGGTGTG GAATTTTCAACATCTGGCTCATCTAATACAGACACTGGTAAAGTTAGTGGGACTTTGGAGACCAAATACAAATGGTGTGAGTATGGTCTGACTTTCACAGAGAAATGGAACACCGATAACACTCTGGGGACAGAGATTGCAATTGAAGACCAG ATATGTCAAGGTTTGAAACTGACCTTTGACACCACCTTTTCACCGAACACAGG aaagaaaagtgGTAAAATCAAGTCTGCTTACAAGAGGGAATGTATAAACCTTGGCTGTGATGTTGATTTTGATTTTGCTGGACCTGCCATCCATGGGTCAGCTGTCTTTGGTTACGAGGGCTGGCTTGCTGGGTACCAAATGACCTTTGACAGTGCCAAGTCAAAGCTGACAAGGAGTAACTTTGCAGTCGGCTACAGGACTGGGGACTTCCAGCTACACACAAATGT AAATAATGGGACAGAATTTGGAGGATCAATTTATCAGAAAGTATGTGAAGATTTTGACACTTCAGTAAACCTTGCTTGGACATCAGGTACCAACTGCACTCGTTTTGGCATTGCAGCTAAATACCAGTTGGATCCcactgcttctatttct gCAAAGGTCAACAACTCTAGTTTAATTGGAGTGGGCTATACTCAGACTCTCAGGCCTG GTGTGAAGCTGACACTATCTGCTCTGGTAGACGGGAAGAGCTTTAACGCTGGAGGCCACAAACTTGGGCTTGCCTTGGAACTGGAAGCTTAA